TCGTCGGCGGGCCCGAATGCACGCACTTCTCGCGAGCCCGCGGCGGCAAACCCGTCTCCGAACAAAAGCGGATGAGCCCGTGGCAGATCCTCGACTGGCTCGAAAAGCTCCGCGTCGACGCGTTCATCATCGAGAACGTGCCTGAGATCCAGGACTGGGGCCCGGTCGACGACGAGGGCCAGCCCGTGCGCGACGGCTCGATCTTCGATGCGTGGGTGAACGCGCTCAACCAGCTCGGGTATGCCGTCGACTGGACCGAACTCGTCGCCGCCGACTACGGCGACCCGACCTCGCGTCAGCGGTTCTTCATCATCGGGCGCAAGCACGGCCGTGTCACGTTCCCCGAGCCAACTCACAGCGACGAGCGCGAAGAGCTCCCGGACTACCGGACGGCCGCGGAGATTATCGACTGGTCGGATCTCGGCGGCTCGATCTGGACGCGCGACCTCGACGACGGCCGCAAGACGCCCCCGAAGCACTCCACGATGCAACGGATTGCGGAGGGCCTCCGCCGGCACTGCGGCGACGCCCTGGATCCGTTCGCTGACGTCCTCGAAACGCTGGGGCGTGAGGAGATTCGACAGCTCAGATCGGAGCGCGTCGTCCCGGCACACCACGCCGCGACCGTCGCCGATGCCGTCGACGAGCCGTTCCTGGTGCCGGTCGGAGGTGCCACGACGGCGACGCCGTGGATCCAGAAGCACAAGAAAAACAGCCCGTCGCAGGACGTCGCGACGCCGTTGCACACGATCCACGCGAACGGGAACCACTTCGCCCTCGGAACGGCGACGACACACCTGCTCCGCCAGCAGGACGGCGCTCACCCAGTCGACATCCGCGAATCACCGGTCCCGACGATCGCGACGCGAGGCGGCCACGCGATCGTGACGACCGAGACGGTGCCACTCATCGAGCCGAAGAACGGCCGGCATCGAGGGCTCCACAGCAACCCGCTATATCCGGCGGCCGCCCGGCCGATCCACACGATCACGGCGGACCCGCGGG
This is a stretch of genomic DNA from Halobellus sp. MBLA0158. It encodes these proteins:
- a CDS encoding DNA cytosine methyltransferase — its product is MSDDTIYGVDLFCGAGGFSEGLQQASTDLGVDVELAAINHWEPAVQTHEANHPDAHQYHSKIEQLHPPNVAEELAGEADPDIDLLVGGPECTHFSRARGGKPVSEQKRMSPWQILDWLEKLRVDAFIIENVPEIQDWGPVDDEGQPVRDGSIFDAWVNALNQLGYAVDWTELVAADYGDPTSRQRFFIIGRKHGRVTFPEPTHSDEREELPDYRTAAEIIDWSDLGGSIWTRDLDDGRKTPPKHSTMQRIAEGLRRHCGDALDPFADVLETLGREEIRQLRSERVVPAHHAATVADAVDEPFLVPVGGATTATPWIQKHKKNSPSQDVATPLHTIHANGNHFALGTATTHLLRQQDGAHPVDIRESPVPTIATRGGHAIVTTETVPLIEPKNGRHRGLHSNPLYPAAARPIHTITADPRAKIVCPSLIRYSHGGATLDLDEPMPTIATERGGVFALAAPYLCPLYNGREGQRPRTRAVDRPLMTVTASKSPAAVTTPLVQPFLDDYEGPPKALDEPLGTITSRDRFALVIPELWPWGIDIRYRMLQPAELKQAQGFPADYELVGTKTDRTKQIGNAVPVGLAKALCKHVLTAEDPSLATYGGGLADDPDADIPSYEEVSATDD